In Halomarina salina, one DNA window encodes the following:
- a CDS encoding homoserine kinase — MVTVRAPATSANLGSGFDTFGLALDRPADIVSVERAHRTTIEVTGAGARYIPEDPEKNTVGAVAEALDAPAHIHIDKGVRPASGLGSSAASAAAAAVALDELYGLGHTREELVPVAAEGEAAASGEAHSDNVAPALLGGFTVVADDGVTQVSPDLSLVACLPDIVVSTRDARQVVPTSTSMDDLVETVGNAATLTVGMCRSDPHLVGRGMDDPVVTPARADLITGSEGVEGAARAAGATGVTVSGAGPTMLAVCEPGTRRAVAMAMIDAFDDAGVDATAFQTSVGEGATLYD; from the coding sequence ATGGTTACCGTCCGGGCCCCGGCGACGAGCGCGAACCTCGGGAGCGGGTTCGACACGTTCGGTCTCGCACTCGACAGACCGGCGGACATCGTCTCCGTGGAGCGCGCCCACCGAACCACCATCGAGGTCACCGGCGCCGGTGCGCGCTACATCCCCGAGGACCCGGAGAAGAACACCGTCGGTGCGGTCGCCGAGGCACTGGACGCCCCCGCACACATCCACATCGACAAGGGCGTCCGGCCCGCGTCCGGGCTCGGCTCCTCGGCGGCGAGCGCCGCCGCCGCCGCCGTCGCCCTCGACGAACTGTACGGGCTGGGCCACACTCGGGAGGAACTCGTTCCCGTCGCCGCCGAGGGGGAGGCGGCCGCCTCGGGCGAGGCCCACTCGGACAACGTCGCACCCGCGCTCCTCGGCGGGTTCACGGTCGTCGCCGACGACGGCGTGACGCAGGTGTCGCCCGACCTCTCGCTGGTCGCCTGTCTCCCCGACATCGTCGTCTCGACGCGCGACGCCCGACAGGTCGTCCCCACGTCGACGTCGATGGACGACCTCGTGGAGACGGTCGGCAACGCCGCCACGCTCACCGTCGGAATGTGCCGGAGCGACCCGCACCTCGTCGGCCGCGGGATGGACGACCCCGTCGTGACGCCCGCCCGCGCGGACCTCATCACGGGGTCGGAGGGCGTCGAGGGGGCCGCCCGCGCGGCGGGCGCGACGGGCGTCACCGTCAGCGGCGCGGGGCCGACGATGCTCGCGGTCTGCGAGCCGGGAACTCGCCGAGCCGTCGCGATGGCGATGATAGACGCCTTCGACGACGCCGGTGTGGACGCGACGGCGTTCCAGACGAGCGTCGGCGAGGGTGCGACGCTGTACGACTGA
- a CDS encoding SCP2 sterol-binding domain-containing protein, which produces MVHEFPSEEWMAAWRETVNADEEYAEAAAEWGVDFDGDMVFHLTADDRLPEDRLFFVALEGGRAHETYEIDSLDDADYGFVFRGTYTDWVDLTEGDVGAIDGLMTGRFELDGDMQRVLQFSDAAARLVDLASAVDSDYRY; this is translated from the coding sequence ATGGTCCACGAGTTCCCCAGCGAGGAGTGGATGGCCGCGTGGCGGGAGACGGTCAACGCCGACGAGGAGTACGCCGAGGCGGCCGCCGAGTGGGGTGTCGACTTCGACGGCGACATGGTGTTCCACCTCACCGCCGACGACAGACTCCCGGAGGACAGGCTGTTCTTCGTCGCGCTGGAGGGGGGTAGGGCCCACGAGACGTACGAGATAGACAGTCTCGACGACGCGGACTACGGGTTCGTCTTCCGCGGGACGTACACCGACTGGGTCGACCTCACGGAGGGCGACGTCGGCGCCATCGACGGGCTGATGACCGGCCGGTTCGAACTCGACGGCGACATGCAGCGCGTCCTGCAGTTCAGCGACGCGGCCGCTCGACTCGTCGACCTGGCGTCCGCAGTCGACAGTGACTACAGGTACTGA
- a CDS encoding glycosyltransferase has product MYPDYSESNAYQRHLRDAIGERGYDVRMVTADTSLPLLDAVREHGRPEVFHINWLHRHFVTDSKVLTALLALRLLFELVVLRALGVELVWTVHNLVEHGRRMPRLELGVRRIAARLCDRIIVHCESARELVVETYRLPESTQERIEVIPHGHYVDSYPNEVDRETARDSLGFDDDQTVYLYFGLIRSYKNVPNLVRTFSTLDAPDARLLVVGNPMSDRLESEVRTLCSKDDRITCVLEFVPDEEIQDYMNAADAVVLPFEEVLTSGTAILAMSFGRALIAPRAGCVAELLDGDDLLGYPPNDPEGLHESLVSALDADLEALGEYNRERADTLDWEGIADRTVRAYARGAR; this is encoded by the coding sequence ATGTATCCTGACTACTCGGAGAGCAACGCCTACCAGCGACACCTGCGCGACGCGATCGGCGAGCGTGGCTACGACGTTCGGATGGTCACTGCCGACACGTCGCTCCCGCTGCTCGACGCGGTCCGCGAACACGGCCGACCGGAGGTGTTCCACATCAACTGGCTCCACCGACACTTCGTCACCGACTCGAAGGTTCTGACCGCACTCCTCGCCCTCCGTCTGCTGTTCGAACTCGTCGTGTTGCGCGCCCTCGGCGTCGAACTCGTCTGGACCGTGCACAACCTCGTCGAACACGGCCGCCGCATGCCGCGACTGGAACTGGGCGTCCGCCGAATCGCGGCACGGCTCTGTGACCGGATCATCGTCCACTGCGAGAGCGCCCGCGAACTCGTCGTCGAGACCTATCGCCTCCCGGAGTCGACGCAGGAGCGCATCGAGGTCATCCCACACGGCCACTACGTCGACAGCTACCCGAACGAGGTCGACCGGGAGACGGCGCGGGACTCACTCGGGTTCGACGACGACCAGACGGTCTACCTCTACTTCGGCCTCATCCGGTCGTACAAGAACGTCCCCAACCTCGTCCGCACGTTCTCCACTCTCGACGCGCCCGACGCCCGCCTGCTGGTCGTCGGCAACCCGATGAGCGACCGACTGGAGAGCGAGGTGCGGACGCTCTGTTCGAAGGACGACCGCATCACCTGCGTGCTGGAGTTCGTCCCCGACGAGGAGATACAGGACTACATGAACGCCGCGGACGCCGTCGTCCTCCCGTTCGAGGAGGTGCTCACTTCGGGAACGGCCATCCTCGCCATGTCGTTCGGCCGCGCGCTCATCGCCCCGCGGGCGGGATGTGTCGCGGAACTCCTCGACGGCGACGACCTGCTCGGCTACCCGCCGAACGACCCCGAGGGACTCCACGAGTCGCTTGTCTCCGCCCTCGACGCCGACCTCGAAGCGCTGGGCGAGTACAACCGCGAACGGGCAGACACGCTCGACTGGGAGGGCATCGCGGACCGGACGGTCCGGGCGTACGCACGCGGCGCGCGGTGA